A window of the Palaeococcus ferrophilus DSM 13482 genome harbors these coding sequences:
- a CDS encoding putative toxin-antitoxin system toxin component, PIN family has translation MRLLLDTNVLISAYFWHGNERRLLWECILGNHECFVSDYILDEMRTVLVRKFNLPAESVERYASLIRRFMKVVKAETGPHLSRDPEDNPILWACVAGSVDALVTGDKDLLSMRDENMELCVNGHCFKVLRVKEVLK, from the coding sequence ATGAGGCTGCTCCTTGACACGAACGTCCTGATCTCTGCATACTTCTGGCACGGAAACGAGAGGAGGCTCCTCTGGGAGTGCATCCTTGGAAACCACGAGTGCTTCGTTTCCGATTACATCCTGGACGAGATGAGGACTGTCCTCGTCCGAAAGTTCAATCTCCCAGCGGAGAGCGTTGAGCGCTACGCTTCATTAATTCGGCGGTTCATGAAAGTGGTCAAAGCCGAGACAGGCCCTCACCTTTCCCGTGATCCAGAGGACAATCCCATACTCTGGGCCTGCGTTGCGGGAAGTGTAGATGCTCTGGTAACGGGGGATAAAGACCTGCTGTCCATGAGAGATGAGAACATGGAACTCTGCGTGAACGGGCACTGCTTTAAAGTACTCCGTGTTAAGGAGGTTCTAAAATGA
- a CDS encoding translation initiation factor IF-2 subunit alpha yields MPRKSKPYPEEGEFVVATVKNIHHYGAFLSLDEYPGKDGFMHISEVAPTWVRNIRDYLKEGQKVVAKVIRVDLSKGHIDLSLKRVNQQQRKAKLQEYKRAQKAEKLLEMVAQKIGKSFNEAWNAVWVPLEEEYGEVYAAFEDAAQNGKGVLEGLIPEEWIDPLYEVISAYVEIPTVTIDAEFEITVPTPNGVEVIKEALIKARDRANKEEEVEVKFSYQGAPRYRIDVTAPDYYKAEEVLESIAEEILRVIKKAGGEASLIRKEKKIKKIKRRGE; encoded by the coding sequence ATGCCGAGGAAGAGCAAACCCTATCCCGAGGAGGGAGAGTTTGTTGTCGCGACCGTTAAGAACATCCATCACTATGGAGCGTTTCTCAGCCTTGATGAGTATCCCGGAAAGGACGGCTTCATGCACATAAGCGAGGTGGCCCCCACCTGGGTGAGGAACATAAGGGACTACCTCAAGGAGGGTCAGAAGGTCGTTGCCAAGGTCATAAGGGTTGACCTCAGCAAGGGACACATAGACCTCAGCCTCAAGCGTGTTAACCAACAGCAGAGGAAGGCCAAGCTCCAGGAGTACAAGCGCGCCCAGAAGGCGGAGAAACTCCTTGAGATGGTGGCCCAGAAGATAGGGAAGAGCTTCAACGAGGCCTGGAACGCCGTTTGGGTTCCCCTGGAGGAGGAGTACGGGGAGGTCTACGCGGCCTTTGAGGACGCCGCCCAGAACGGAAAAGGGGTTCTTGAGGGTCTCATCCCGGAGGAGTGGATTGACCCCCTCTACGAGGTCATCTCGGCCTACGTTGAGATACCCACGGTTACTATAGATGCCGAGTTCGAGATAACGGTTCCCACACCCAACGGCGTGGAGGTCATAAAGGAGGCGCTCATAAAGGCCCGCGACAGGGCGAACAAGGAGGAAGAGGTCGAGGTCAAGTTCTCCTACCAGGGAGCGCCGCGCTACAGAATAGACGTGACCGCGCCCGACTATTACAAGGCGGAGGAGGTTCTTGAGAGCATCGCCGAGGAGATACTCCGCGTCATCAAGAAAGCCGGAGGAGAGGCCAGCCTCATAAGGAAGGAGAAGAAGATAAAGAAGATAAAGAGGAGAGGCGAATGA
- a CDS encoding 50S ribosomal protein L44e, protein MKFPKKIRTYCPYCKKHTVHKVEKVKKRQRSELKQGQRRFRRITKGYRGFPRPNPAGREKPVRKLDLRYRCTVCGKAHIKGEGFRVKKFEMVDVEV, encoded by the coding sequence ATGAAGTTCCCAAAGAAGATAAGGACCTACTGCCCGTACTGTAAGAAACACACGGTTCACAAGGTCGAGAAGGTCAAGAAGAGGCAGAGGAGCGAGCTCAAGCAGGGTCAGAGGCGTTTCAGGAGAATCACCAAGGGTTACCGCGGTTTCCCGAGGCCGAACCCGGCCGGAAGGGAAAAGCCCGTCAGGAAGCTCGACCTTCGCTACCGCTGCACCGTCTGCGGTAAGGCGCACATAAAGGGAGAGGGCTTCAGGGTTAAGAAGTTTGAGATGGTTGACGTGGAGGTGTGA
- a CDS encoding thiamine-phosphate kinase, translating to MRESEIIELFLKHLKKQGDLPLGDDAGALRLGDEWLVATNDMLVRKTDVPDIMTPEQVGFKAVTMNVSDVAAMGARPVGFLFSLGVPRDMDRGYLEGIARGMGRALEFYGLPVLSADTNESDDLIIDGVAMGITKKPLTRSGAKPGDLVCVTGDLGRALAGLLVWMEDVDVSPTTRRVLYGKLLEPRARVREGAKLSGVANAAIDVSDGLSKELHLLARMSEVRIDVNSGAIPLMEETIEVAELLGRNPVEIALASGEEFELVFTIPARRADELSFEFSIIGKVSEGKGVYIDGEPMPVLGWEHMSGR from the coding sequence ATGAGGGAATCAGAGATAATCGAGCTCTTCCTCAAGCACCTGAAAAAACAGGGAGACCTTCCCCTCGGAGACGACGCCGGGGCCTTGAGGCTCGGTGATGAGTGGTTGGTTGCCACGAACGACATGCTCGTTAGAAAGACGGACGTTCCCGATATAATGACGCCCGAGCAGGTTGGCTTCAAGGCCGTGACCATGAACGTGAGCGACGTTGCCGCGATGGGGGCCAGGCCCGTGGGTTTCCTCTTCTCCCTCGGCGTCCCCCGCGATATGGACAGGGGGTATCTGGAGGGGATTGCGAGGGGGATGGGGAGGGCGCTTGAATTCTATGGCCTTCCGGTTCTGAGCGCCGACACCAACGAGTCCGATGATCTGATAATAGACGGCGTCGCGATGGGGATAACGAAAAAACCCCTCACGCGCTCCGGGGCGAAGCCCGGCGATTTAGTTTGCGTTACCGGTGATCTAGGCCGGGCCCTCGCAGGTTTGCTCGTTTGGATGGAGGACGTTGACGTATCACCTACGACAAGGAGGGTGCTCTACGGGAAGCTCCTCGAGCCGAGGGCGAGGGTTCGTGAGGGTGCGAAACTGAGCGGGGTGGCCAACGCGGCCATAGACGTGAGCGACGGCCTCTCCAAGGAACTTCATCTCCTCGCGAGGATGAGCGAGGTGAGGATAGACGTTAACTCCGGGGCAATCCCCCTAATGGAGGAGACGATTGAGGTGGCGGAGTTGCTGGGTAGGAACCCCGTTGAGATAGCTTTGGCAAGCGGGGAGGAGTTTGAGCTGGTCTTCACAATTCCAGCCAGGAGGGCTGATGAGTTATCATTCGAGTTCTCCATCATAGGGAAAGTGAGCGAGGGGAAGGGCGTTTACATTGACGGTGAGCCCATGCCCGTACTGGGCTGGGAGCACATGAGCGGGAGGTAA
- a CDS encoding lysine exporter LysO family protein — translation MRFLYLVVLSLLLGLAVGHWTSIEAGLPAELTLYLLIFIIGLDVGRNRAIAGELRELGPLGVKLPLATILGSLSGGAVAALIGGVPLKWGLAISAGFGWYSLTGPLLAQYSPLYGVLGFTANLTREIFTILIYPLVIKHLPKELAVSMGGATTMDSTLPVMVKFGGSDVTLVAFVHGFILTSLAPVLIPLILGL, via the coding sequence GTGAGGTTCCTCTACCTCGTGGTTCTCTCGCTCCTCCTCGGGCTTGCGGTCGGCCACTGGACTTCAATTGAGGCCGGCCTTCCCGCGGAGCTTACCCTCTACCTTCTTATCTTCATCATAGGCCTTGACGTGGGCAGGAACAGGGCGATAGCTGGAGAGCTGAGGGAACTCGGCCCCCTCGGCGTTAAGCTCCCGCTCGCGACCATCCTCGGCTCCCTGAGCGGGGGAGCGGTGGCAGCCCTAATAGGGGGCGTGCCCTTGAAGTGGGGCCTCGCAATATCTGCCGGTTTTGGGTGGTACTCCCTCACGGGCCCCCTCCTGGCCCAGTATTCTCCACTCTACGGTGTGCTGGGCTTCACGGCTAACCTCACGAGGGAGATATTCACAATACTGATTTACCCGCTCGTCATAAAGCATCTCCCAAAGGAGCTGGCCGTCAGCATGGGCGGCGCCACCACCATGGACTCCACGCTCCCCGTAATGGTCAAGTTCGGGGGAAGCGACGTTACTCTTGTCGCGTTCGTTCACGGCTTCATCCTGACGTCTCTGGCGCCCGTGCTGATACCCCTGATCCTCGGACTTTAG
- a CDS encoding RNA-protein complex protein Nop10, which produces MRWRIRKCPECGRYTLKEVCPVCGAETKVAHPPKFSPEDPYGEYRRRLKKEILGIGVKK; this is translated from the coding sequence ATGAGGTGGCGCATAAGGAAGTGCCCTGAATGCGGGCGCTACACCCTCAAAGAGGTCTGTCCGGTGTGCGGGGCCGAGACGAAGGTGGCCCATCCGCCCAAGTTCTCGCCGGAGGACCCCTACGGGGAATACAGAAGGAGGCTTAAGAAGGAAATCCTTGGAATTGGGGTGAAAAAATGA
- a CDS encoding tRNA (cytidine(56)-2'-O)-methyltransferase, translating into MIAVLRLGHRPERDKRITTHVALTARAFGAERIIIAAEEDEHVKASVEDVVERWGGPFSIEFDPNWRRILREWRGKIVHLTMYGRHIDDALPEIRGDLEAGEDILVVVGAEKVPREVYEVAHYNVGVGNQPHSEVAALAVFLDRLLDGEGLKREFENAKVKIVPQERGKKVITLE; encoded by the coding sequence ATGATAGCGGTTTTGAGACTCGGCCACAGGCCGGAGAGGGACAAGAGGATAACGACCCACGTGGCTCTGACGGCGAGGGCCTTTGGGGCGGAGAGGATAATAATTGCCGCGGAGGAGGATGAGCACGTTAAGGCGAGCGTTGAGGACGTTGTCGAGAGGTGGGGAGGCCCCTTCTCCATAGAGTTCGACCCCAACTGGCGCAGAATCCTGAGGGAGTGGCGGGGGAAGATAGTCCACCTCACGATGTATGGGAGGCACATAGACGACGCCCTGCCCGAAATAAGGGGAGACCTCGAGGCGGGTGAGGACATCCTCGTCGTCGTCGGTGCCGAGAAGGTTCCGAGGGAGGTTTACGAGGTGGCCCACTACAACGTTGGCGTTGGGAACCAGCCCCACAGCGAGGTGGCCGCGCTGGCCGTCTTCCTTGATAGACTACTCGATGGTGAGGGCCTCAAGAGGGAGTTCGAGAACGCGAAGGTTAAGATAGTCCCTCAGGAGAGGGGCAAGAAGGTAATAACGCTCGAATGA
- a CDS encoding ASCH domain-containing protein produces MAVHVIALHQVYGELIFRGLKSHEIRKSRKFSEGDTVFLYIARGSPYLLEMTLERLGLDRDRLLTTRGTIAGGFEVGEVVKADFETLWELTKDTSGLTLVHGEEGREWLREYVGNYGYAFTIERPFLLREPVSREELRERYGVRVEGIIHISTRTRKPWVRELLEDLMSREAIFI; encoded by the coding sequence ATGGCCGTCCACGTGATAGCACTCCACCAGGTTTACGGAGAGCTGATATTCCGTGGCCTGAAGAGCCACGAAATAAGGAAGAGCCGCAAGTTCAGCGAGGGAGACACGGTTTTCCTATACATTGCCAGGGGGAGCCCCTACCTTCTGGAGATGACGCTTGAGAGGCTCGGCCTCGACAGGGACAGACTTTTGACGACTAGGGGAACTATAGCGGGCGGTTTTGAGGTGGGAGAGGTCGTTAAGGCAGATTTTGAGACCCTATGGGAGCTCACGAAGGACACTAGCGGGCTCACCCTCGTCCACGGCGAGGAGGGCAGGGAGTGGCTCAGGGAATACGTGGGGAACTATGGCTACGCCTTCACAATAGAGCGTCCCTTCCTTCTAAGAGAGCCCGTGTCTAGGGAGGAGCTGAGGGAGCGCTACGGGGTCAGGGTCGAGGGGATAATCCATATCTCAACCAGAACCCGGAAACCGTGGGTTCGTGAACTTCTGGAGGATTTGATGAGCAGAGAGGCCATCTTCATTTGA
- a CDS encoding TIGR00375 family protein, with translation MQVDADLHIHSRHSKAVSKAMTIPNLAENARFKGLGIVGTGDILNPKWEEELLRYAKKVDEGTYERDGIRFLLTTEVEDNRRVHHVLIFPSIEAVREMRERLKPYSTDIETEGRPHLTLSAAEIADLANDLDVLVGPAHAFTPWTSLYKEYDSLKEAYDGAKIQFLELGLSADSEMADRIRAHHKLPYLSNSDAHSPMPHRLGREFNRFEVKEATFEEVRKAILKRGGRRIVLNAGLDPRLGKYHLTACSRCYTKYSLDEARAFKWKCPRCGGRIKKGVRDRILELADTEERPKDRPPYLHLAPLAEIIAMVIGKGVETKSVRIIWERFLREFGSEIRVLVDAPLEALAEVHEDVAKAVWAYREGKLIVIPGGGGKYGEIKLPEEIRNASIGELESIEVDVKSEEYRPRQTSLMRFLRKD, from the coding sequence GTGCAGGTTGATGCCGACCTTCACATACACTCCCGCCACTCGAAGGCCGTCTCAAAGGCCATGACGATTCCCAATTTAGCGGAGAACGCGCGCTTCAAGGGACTGGGGATAGTGGGGACCGGCGACATACTCAACCCCAAATGGGAGGAAGAACTGCTCAGATACGCCAAAAAAGTCGACGAAGGAACCTACGAGAGAGATGGGATAAGGTTTCTCCTCACGACGGAGGTCGAGGACAACCGGAGGGTTCATCACGTTCTCATCTTTCCGAGCATCGAGGCCGTCCGCGAGATGAGGGAGAGGTTGAAGCCGTATTCTACAGATATTGAAACCGAGGGAAGGCCCCACCTCACCCTTTCGGCGGCTGAAATCGCCGATTTGGCCAACGATCTCGATGTTCTAGTCGGCCCGGCCCACGCCTTCACCCCCTGGACGAGCCTCTACAAGGAGTACGACTCGCTGAAGGAGGCCTACGATGGAGCAAAAATCCAGTTCCTTGAGCTTGGTCTCTCGGCTGATTCAGAGATGGCGGATAGAATCAGGGCCCACCACAAGCTCCCCTATTTAAGCAACAGCGATGCCCACTCCCCAATGCCCCACCGCCTTGGAAGGGAGTTCAACCGCTTTGAGGTCAAGGAGGCGACCTTCGAGGAGGTCAGGAAGGCCATCCTGAAGCGCGGCGGGAGGAGAATCGTCCTCAACGCCGGTTTAGATCCGAGGCTCGGGAAGTACCACCTCACCGCTTGCTCCCGGTGCTACACGAAGTATTCGCTTGATGAGGCAAGGGCCTTCAAATGGAAGTGCCCGAGATGTGGGGGGAGGATAAAGAAGGGCGTAAGGGACAGAATCCTTGAGCTCGCCGACACGGAGGAGAGACCGAAGGACAGGCCGCCCTACCTACACCTCGCCCCGCTCGCGGAGATAATAGCGATGGTCATTGGGAAGGGAGTTGAAACCAAGTCCGTTAGAATAATCTGGGAGCGCTTTTTGAGGGAATTCGGGAGCGAGATTCGCGTTCTGGTTGATGCGCCCCTGGAGGCCCTGGCTGAGGTTCACGAGGATGTGGCAAAAGCGGTTTGGGCCTACAGGGAGGGCAAGCTCATCGTCATTCCCGGCGGAGGGGGCAAGTACGGCGAGATCAAGCTTCCGGAGGAGATAAGGAACGCGAGTATAGGGGAGCTTGAGTCCATCGAGGTGGATGTGAAGAGCGAGGAGTACAGACCGAGGCAGACGAGTTTGATGAGGTTCCTGCGAAAGGATTAA
- a CDS encoding 30S ribosomal protein S27e produces MELPKGLIPMPSSRFIKVKCIDCGNEQIVFNKPATKVRCNVCGATLVEPTGGKGIIKAKIVEVLE; encoded by the coding sequence ATGGAGCTTCCAAAGGGACTCATCCCCATGCCCAGCTCAAGGTTCATCAAGGTCAAGTGCATTGACTGCGGAAACGAGCAGATAGTGTTCAACAAGCCCGCCACCAAGGTTAGGTGCAACGTTTGCGGTGCCACGCTCGTTGAGCCGACCGGCGGTAAGGGCATAATAAAGGCCAAAATCGTCGAGGTTCTCGAGTGA
- a CDS encoding Lrp/AsnC family transcriptional regulator, producing the protein MRAKIDRADIELIKLLSKNARYTYKELAEILKTTRQRISRRMDKLEKMGVIKKYTVIPDFEKLGYVYVILGITFKPGTDVEKIVESIKEDEDVKIIERAIGSHNLILHIVAPKDMKSIEQKIHQISSKMEGIDSMDVTFITDIVKFDIL; encoded by the coding sequence ATGCGTGCTAAAATAGACAGGGCGGACATTGAGCTTATCAAGCTTCTCTCGAAGAACGCAAGGTACACATATAAAGAACTCGCCGAGATATTGAAGACCACGCGGCAGCGCATCTCCCGCAGGATGGACAAGCTCGAGAAAATGGGCGTCATAAAGAAGTACACCGTAATCCCGGACTTTGAGAAGCTTGGCTATGTGTACGTGATACTCGGTATAACGTTCAAACCGGGTACAGATGTTGAGAAAATCGTGGAGAGCATTAAAGAAGACGAGGACGTGAAGATAATAGAGCGCGCTATAGGTTCCCACAACCTGATCCTCCACATCGTGGCACCCAAGGACATGAAGTCAATAGAGCAGAAGATACACCAGATATCCTCGAAGATGGAAGGTATTGACAGCATGGACGTGACCTTCATAACGGACATAGTTAAGTTTGATATCCTCTGA
- a CDS encoding proteasome assembly chaperone family protein produces MRETMIVVHERPRLNDPIFIEGLPGIGLVGKLAAEHLIQELNAKKFADLYSPHFMHQVLVRKDSTVELMRNEFYYWKNENGRDLIIITGDTQVPPTDSYGHFEVVGKMLDFVAEFGAKEIITMGGFQVPELQGEPKVLVSFTDLETKEEYKPILEGLPVLFREDEGGAIVGAAGLLLGIGKLRGMRGACFLGESLGYIVDAKAAKAVLQVVAKVLGIEVDMSALDERAKETEEILRKVQEMQRAMLEQEMPQQGEEEDRGYL; encoded by the coding sequence ATGAGGGAAACCATGATAGTGGTTCACGAGAGGCCCAGGCTCAACGACCCCATATTCATAGAGGGGTTACCGGGCATAGGCCTTGTTGGAAAGCTCGCCGCGGAGCACTTGATACAGGAGCTCAACGCGAAGAAGTTCGCCGACCTCTACTCCCCCCACTTCATGCACCAGGTTCTCGTGAGAAAGGACTCCACCGTGGAGCTCATGAGAAACGAGTTCTACTACTGGAAGAACGAGAACGGAAGGGACCTCATAATCATAACGGGCGACACCCAGGTGCCCCCGACGGACAGCTACGGCCACTTTGAGGTCGTGGGAAAGATGCTCGACTTCGTTGCGGAGTTCGGCGCGAAGGAGATCATCACAATGGGCGGTTTCCAGGTGCCGGAACTTCAGGGGGAGCCCAAGGTCCTCGTCTCCTTCACCGACCTTGAGACGAAGGAGGAGTACAAGCCCATTCTCGAAGGACTTCCCGTCCTCTTCAGGGAGGACGAGGGAGGGGCGATAGTTGGAGCGGCAGGTTTGCTCCTCGGCATAGGGAAGCTGAGGGGAATGAGGGGCGCGTGCTTCCTCGGGGAAAGCCTTGGATACATAGTTGACGCCAAGGCCGCCAAGGCGGTTCTTCAGGTTGTGGCTAAGGTTCTTGGAATCGAGGTGGACATGAGCGCCCTCGACGAGCGCGCCAAGGAGACCGAGGAAATCCTGCGGAAGGTTCAGGAGATGCAGAGGGCCATGCTTGAGCAGGAGATGCCCCAGCAGGGCGAAGAGGAAGACAGGGGCTATTTGTGA
- a CDS encoding ArsR/SmtB family transcription factor yields MKVRELIENLTEKQKRSVNRCLEQCRLLDPEEEIKVKVDDDVLEFVKLLSNPIRMGILNMLMGRWMCVCLIANALDQDQTLISHHLRSLKKLGLLHERREGKLRFYRTNEEVLKEYIEKLKGEFFG; encoded by the coding sequence ATGAAGGTCAGGGAGCTTATAGAGAACCTTACGGAGAAGCAGAAGAGGAGCGTGAACAGATGCCTGGAGCAGTGCCGCCTGCTTGACCCCGAGGAAGAGATTAAAGTGAAGGTTGACGACGATGTCCTTGAGTTTGTTAAACTCCTCTCGAACCCGATAAGGATGGGAATCCTGAACATGCTCATGGGGCGCTGGATGTGCGTGTGCCTCATAGCCAACGCCCTTGACCAGGATCAGACCCTCATAAGCCACCACCTGCGTTCCCTCAAGAAGCTCGGTCTCCTCCACGAGCGCAGGGAGGGTAAGTTACGTTTCTACAGGACGAACGAGGAAGTCCTGAAGGAATACATCGAAAAGCTCAAGGGGGAGTTCTTCGGGTGA
- a CDS encoding AbrB/MazE/SpoVT family DNA-binding domain-containing protein, whose protein sequence is MEVVRVSSKGQVVIPKEVRERLGIKEGEYLLLVQEGDLILMKKLDIDVEEILREGERLARKLGITRGDVERAIREVRYGNEAAP, encoded by the coding sequence ATGGAAGTGGTTCGGGTTTCCTCAAAGGGACAGGTTGTGATCCCGAAGGAAGTGCGGGAGAGGCTGGGCATAAAGGAGGGCGAGTACCTTCTCCTGGTTCAGGAGGGGGACCTGATACTCATGAAGAAGCTTGATATCGACGTTGAGGAAATCCTGCGCGAGGGGGAGAGGCTCGCCAGGAAGCTCGGGATAACCAGGGGAGACGTCGAGAGGGCCATAAGGGAAGTGAGGTATGGGAATGAGGCTGCTCCTTGA
- a CDS encoding MazG nucleotide pyrophosphohydrolase domain-containing protein has translation MRAQREVDELIRELGGYWGPFEMLAALVEEVGELADAMLAVEGVKGNQEKARLEEEIGDVLFALACIANRYGVDLEKSLLGSVGKYRERDSPRGTP, from the coding sequence ATGAGGGCCCAGCGCGAGGTGGATGAACTCATTCGAGAGCTCGGAGGCTACTGGGGCCCATTTGAGATGCTCGCGGCCCTGGTTGAGGAGGTGGGGGAGCTCGCGGACGCAATGCTCGCCGTTGAGGGTGTTAAAGGGAATCAGGAAAAGGCACGGCTGGAGGAGGAGATAGGGGACGTGCTTTTTGCACTGGCGTGCATCGCCAACCGCTATGGGGTGGACCTCGAGAAGAGCCTCCTTGGGAGCGTTGGGAAATACAGGGAGAGGGATTCCCCACGTGGCACACCATAG
- a CDS encoding DUF92 domain-containing protein: MLVLDTALLAAAAILVYKKGALDLKGVVAAFFVGVITLELGGWIPFLALFVFLLTGTLATKFKYHEKARRKIAEGKRGVRSWGNVLGNGLVAALLIVLEYVTKKDVVWAATFASIATANADTLASELGKVYGRNPRLITNLHRRVEPGTNGGVTLQGELFALIGAAIIALISIPLFENRAGAFLSVLIGGVLGCNADSVIGATLEERGWFNNDMTNFSATAVGALMGALAFGALTGSL; the protein is encoded by the coding sequence ATGCTGGTACTGGACACTGCACTGCTCGCCGCTGCAGCGATTCTTGTGTACAAAAAGGGTGCGCTTGACCTAAAGGGTGTTGTGGCCGCCTTCTTCGTGGGTGTGATAACGCTCGAGCTTGGGGGTTGGATACCGTTTCTGGCGCTCTTTGTGTTCCTTCTCACAGGAACGCTCGCCACGAAGTTCAAATACCATGAGAAGGCCAGGCGCAAAATCGCGGAGGGAAAAAGGGGCGTTAGAAGCTGGGGGAACGTCCTCGGGAACGGCCTCGTGGCGGCCCTCCTCATAGTCCTCGAGTACGTAACTAAGAAGGATGTGGTGTGGGCGGCAACCTTCGCCTCCATAGCCACCGCCAACGCGGACACACTTGCGAGCGAGCTCGGTAAAGTTTACGGAAGGAACCCCCGCCTCATAACTAACCTCCACAGGCGCGTTGAGCCGGGAACCAACGGTGGGGTTACGCTCCAGGGAGAGCTCTTCGCCCTCATTGGAGCAGCCATAATAGCCCTTATCTCCATTCCCCTCTTCGAGAACAGGGCTGGGGCATTCCTCTCGGTGCTCATTGGGGGAGTACTGGGCTGCAATGCCGACAGCGTAATAGGGGCCACCCTTGAGGAGAGGGGATGGTTCAACAACGACATGACGAACTTCAGCGCCACGGCGGTGGGAGCCCTCATGGGAGCCCTGGCTTTCGGGGCACTCACAGGCAGCCTCTGA
- the pgsA gene encoding archaetidylinositol phosphate synthase, which yields MLNKYRSNVKGILEAIVRPLARAGVTPNTVTVLGLAISLLGAYLFYRGEQFWAAIVLLVGSLIDALDGTLARMTEKTSAFGAFLDSTFDRVSDGAVLFGIALGNLVDWRWAFLTFMGAYLVSYERCRAELAGAGSLAVGIAERAERLLILILGALFGRVEVAVYVVGVLAWITAFQRMWVARERLNR from the coding sequence ATGTTAAATAAGTACCGCTCGAACGTTAAGGGCATCCTCGAGGCCATCGTGAGGCCGCTGGCCAGGGCGGGCGTTACGCCCAACACGGTGACGGTTTTGGGGCTTGCCATAAGCCTCCTCGGGGCCTACCTCTTCTACAGGGGAGAGCAGTTCTGGGCAGCAATCGTCCTCCTAGTGGGTTCCCTCATCGATGCACTCGACGGAACTCTCGCGAGGATGACGGAGAAGACGAGCGCCTTCGGTGCATTCCTCGACTCCACCTTCGACAGGGTGAGCGATGGGGCGGTGCTCTTCGGCATAGCCCTCGGCAACCTCGTGGATTGGAGGTGGGCGTTTCTGACGTTCATGGGGGCCTATCTGGTTAGCTACGAGCGCTGCAGGGCGGAGCTTGCCGGGGCGGGGAGCCTTGCCGTTGGCATCGCCGAGAGGGCCGAGAGGCTCCTCATACTGATACTCGGGGCTTTGTTTGGACGCGTTGAGGTGGCGGTCTACGTGGTTGGGGTGCTCGCATGGATAACCGCCTTCCAGAGGATGTGGGTGGCTAGAGAGCGGTTGAACCGTTAA